A genomic stretch from Moraxella nasicaprae includes:
- a CDS encoding YceI family protein: MKAKLLTALVAVATASSAMAATYEIDPFHTNARFAIDHFKTSTNVGGFYGLTGQVDFDQAKRKGKLDIEIPVKNLQASSPQFTQHLLSADLFNAEAYPTMRFESTRFNFVKNKLKSVDGKLTLLGKTHPVRLIANKFNCYDSPMLKTQVCGGDFTATIDRTKWGMNYLVDVGMSKSVKLDIQIEAGKK; the protein is encoded by the coding sequence ATGAAAGCCAAACTATTGACCGCTCTTGTGGCGGTAGCGACTGCCAGCTCAGCGATGGCGGCAACTTATGAGATTGACCCATTTCACACCAATGCCAGATTTGCCATTGACCACTTTAAGACCAGCACCAATGTGGGTGGTTTTTATGGATTGACAGGTCAGGTTGATTTTGACCAAGCCAAACGCAAGGGTAAGCTAGACATCGAGATTCCTGTCAAGAATCTACAAGCCAGCTCGCCACAATTTACCCAGCATCTGCTATCAGCGGATTTGTTCAATGCAGAAGCTTATCCGACAATGCGTTTTGAATCAACCAGATTTAATTTTGTAAAAAATAAACTTAAATCAGTTGATGGCAAGCTGACTTTGTTGGGCAAGACTCACCCTGTTCGCTTGATTGCCAACAAATTTAATTGCTACGACAGCCCAATGCTAAAAACCCAAGTGTGTGGTGGTGATTTTACCGCAACCATCGACCGTACCAAATGGGGCATGAATTATTTGGTTGATGTGGGCATGAGTAAGTCAGTCAAACTTGACATTCAGATTGAGGCTGGCAAAAAATAA
- the coaE gene encoding dephospho-CoA kinase (Dephospho-CoA kinase (CoaE) performs the final step in coenzyme A biosynthesis.) gives MMIIIGLTGGIGSGKTAVSDYFAGLGIDVIDADVIAHKLTQKGSDTLKKLQHTFGDWVIDQEGNYDRKAMRAYVFDNPDALQKLNAIMHPAIKDAINQALAMATSSYVILSVPLLFETRHNQPSLLSLCDYLLVIDVPTSLQQTRASQRDGNSLAQIQSIINKQISRADRLALATTLGADIIQNTGTLDELFAKLAPLHQKYQQLAQSNTAQ, from the coding sequence ATGATGATTATCATTGGTCTAACAGGCGGTATTGGTAGTGGCAAAACAGCGGTCAGTGACTATTTTGCAGGACTTGGCATTGATGTCATTGATGCTGATGTCATCGCCCACAAACTCACCCAAAAAGGCAGCGATACTCTAAAAAAATTACAGCACACCTTTGGCGATTGGGTCATCGACCAAGAAGGTAACTATGACCGCAAAGCCATGCGAGCTTATGTCTTTGACAACCCTGATGCCTTACAAAAACTTAACGCCATCATGCACCCTGCCATCAAAGATGCCATCAATCAAGCACTGGCAATGGCGACATCAAGCTATGTGATACTCTCAGTGCCATTATTATTTGAAACCAGACACAACCAGCCAAGCCTACTGTCCTTGTGTGATTATTTACTTGTCATCGATGTGCCAACATCACTACAACAAACCAGAGCCAGTCAGCGAGACGGTAACAGCCTTGCCCAAATCCAATCCATCATCAACAAACAAATTAGCCGTGCTGACAGACTGGCATTGGCAACAACGCTAGGGGCGGATATTATCCAAAATACAGGCACGCTTGATGAGCTGTTTGCCAAACTTGCCCCATTACACCAAAAATATCAACAGCTTGCTCAGTCAAATACTGCCCAATAA
- a CDS encoding prepilin peptidase has product MMWIIGLFVAIIGACMGSFINVIIHRLPIMMYQQWHQDIIQYLQEKSLSTDCQTELIAQLSDSQPINLSYPASHCVHCHHRIAWRDNIPIISHLLLGGRCRHCQNPIAKSYLLIELMAMLLSVMSLGVFGISMQLLWVLAFVYLLLALSAIDYKHQLLPDRLVVILGLLGMIANVNHTFATANDALLGAVAGFGVLWLINAIYRLITGHDGMGLGDAKLLGVLGIWLGVWLLPLVLFVAALFGVAAGLYHQKQGTHRFAFGPYLSIGGVVGLFFGKAVMAYLFMPIG; this is encoded by the coding sequence ATGATGTGGATTATTGGTCTATTCGTGGCAATCATTGGAGCCTGTATGGGCAGCTTTATCAATGTCATCATTCATCGCTTGCCCATCATGATGTATCAACAATGGCATCAAGACATCATACAATACTTGCAAGAGAAGTCTTTATCCACCGACTGCCAAACAGAACTCATCGCCCAACTGTCTGACAGTCAGCCCATCAATCTATCCTATCCTGCATCACATTGTGTGCATTGCCATCATCGCATTGCTTGGCGTGACAACATTCCCATCATCAGCCATCTGCTTTTGGGTGGCAGATGTCGGCATTGCCAAAATCCAATCGCCAAAAGCTATCTACTCATCGAACTGATGGCAATGTTGCTTAGCGTGATGAGCCTTGGGGTGTTTGGCATATCCATGCAGTTATTGTGGGTATTGGCTTTTGTGTATCTTTTGCTGGCACTATCCGCCATTGACTACAAACATCAGCTATTGCCCGACCGACTGGTGGTGATATTAGGACTGCTGGGCATGATTGCCAATGTCAATCATACTTTTGCCACAGCCAATGATGCCTTGCTTGGTGCGGTGGCAGGCTTTGGTGTGTTATGGCTTATCAATGCCATCTATCGACTCATCACAGGGCATGACGGCATGGGGCTTGGCGATGCCAAATTACTGGGCGTATTGGGTATTTGGCTGGGAGTTTGGCTGCTGCCTTTGGTGCTGTTTGTCGCCGCTTTATTTGGGGTGGCGGCAGGTCTGTATCATCAAAAACAAGGCACTCATCGTTTTGCCTTTGGGCCTTATTTGAGCATCGGCGGTGTGGTTGGGCTATTTTTTGGCAAGGCAGTGATGGCGTATCTATTCATGCCAATCGGATGA
- a CDS encoding type II secretion system F family protein: MTKSKHFRYKAIDRRGQTVKGDIQASNPALAKVSLTKQGLSDIRLSVASKPLLPRSTKVHSKELLIVLRTLATLVQAGIMLDKALSIIAQNTHHRHLKQVITQIRQDIESGLSFAHAIKKHQYIFGRLTIALIDAGEQSGTLDMMLIQLANHHENQVKLKQNLHQALRYPVAVVAVALIVMTVLLLKVVPSFAKTFESMGSQLPLLTQLVLQLSEILRAYFWYGFIMLAAISAFIGWRYRRRQSTRLYLIKHIMRIPVIGQLLKDSANARFASALAITFGAGVALPHAIQLASHATNDELFIEQMHTLKSQVQTGSTLTSAAKQSGLFTPISIQLMMIGEESGQLTQMLDKIALYHQDAVQQTTKTLLNMLEPIIMIVLGVLVGTLVLAMYLPIFYLGIGS; this comes from the coding sequence ATGACTAAATCCAAACACTTTCGCTACAAAGCCATCGACCGTCGTGGACAGACAGTCAAAGGCGACATACAAGCCAGCAATCCTGCTCTTGCCAAAGTATCGCTGACAAAACAAGGGTTGTCTGACATTCGCCTGTCGGTCGCCAGCAAACCTCTGTTGCCACGCAGCACCAAAGTCCACTCAAAAGAATTACTCATCGTACTAAGAACGCTGGCAACCTTAGTGCAGGCTGGCATCATGCTGGATAAAGCATTATCCATCATCGCCCAAAACACCCATCATCGCCATCTAAAACAAGTCATCACACAAATCAGGCAAGACATCGAATCTGGGCTAAGTTTTGCCCATGCCATCAAAAAACACCAGTACATCTTTGGACGCTTGACCATCGCCCTCATCGACGCTGGCGAACAATCTGGCACACTAGATATGATGCTCATACAGCTTGCCAATCATCATGAAAATCAGGTCAAACTCAAACAAAACCTTCATCAAGCCCTGCGATATCCTGTGGCGGTTGTGGCTGTGGCACTGATTGTGATGACGGTGCTACTACTCAAAGTCGTCCCAAGTTTTGCCAAGACCTTTGAATCGATGGGTAGTCAGTTGCCGTTATTGACTCAGCTGGTGCTACAATTATCAGAAATATTGCGTGCCTATTTTTGGTATGGTTTTATCATGTTGGCTGCCATATCCGCATTCATCGGCTGGCGATATCGTCGTCGTCAATCCACTCGTCTGTATCTTATCAAGCACATCATGCGAATACCTGTGATTGGTCAATTACTCAAAGACAGTGCCAATGCCAGATTTGCCAGTGCACTTGCCATCACTTTTGGTGCAGGGGTGGCGTTGCCACACGCCATACAGCTGGCAAGCCACGCCACGAATGATGAACTGTTCATCGAGCAAATGCACACGCTCAAATCCCAAGTGCAGACAGGCAGCACCCTAACCAGCGCCGCCAAGCAATCGGGTCTATTTACACCCATCAGCATACAGTTGATGATGATTGGCGAAGAATCTGGACAGCTGACACAAATGCTTGACAAAATCGCTTTGTATCATCAAGATGCCGTGCAACAAACAACCAAAACCCTGCTTAATATGCTAGAACCCATCATCATGATTGTGCTGGGCGTATTGGTTGGGACTTTGGTATTGGCGATGTATTTACCGATTTTTTATTTGGGCATAGGGTCATAA
- the pilB gene encoding type IV-A pilus assembly ATPase PilB, with amino-acid sequence MMNTAVFGHGLAKILSTHQLLDQTTLHTAIQDARNQAMPLVSHLVAQHLLPASTIANLLSQTLGLTVMDLDDWHEALPDDLDEKLITRHRVLPLQRQGQWLKLAMSDPTNQEAIDAFRFATRLHIEPVLVEEDKLSQWLQKQHFGTPIELDGEEIIENTDDDTTILDTPTVKFVNKILTDAIKLQASDIHFEPYETQCRIRYRIDGVMHTISTLANSHANKIAARLKIMASLDISERRKPQDGRIKLPISEHKSVDFRVSTLPTLFGEKVVLRILDGQKSLIDIDKLGLNDIQKQQFLTAINKPQGMILITGPTGSGKTVSLYTALSLLNQENRNILSAEDPVEIYLNGINQVNINPKIGLDFPEVLRAFLRQDPDVIMVGEIRDTQTAQIAIKAAQTGHLVLSTLHTNSSSEAVGRLHSMGVVNFLLADSVSLIIAQRLARKLCSDCKRPITIPRQSLSEAGFSPAQCDNPPVIFEAVGCHRCRDGYRGRIGVFECLPITPDIADMIIQQKSSQDIAKHNFQAGNLSLKQSALQLVADGIISLQEMYRVIHD; translated from the coding sequence ATGATGAATACTGCTGTTTTTGGGCATGGGCTTGCCAAGATTTTATCCACGCATCAACTATTAGACCAAACAACCCTGCACACCGCCATACAAGACGCACGCAATCAGGCGATGCCCTTGGTCAGTCATTTGGTCGCTCAGCATCTACTGCCCGCCAGCACCATCGCCAATCTACTGAGCCAAACGCTTGGATTGACCGTGATGGATTTGGACGATTGGCATGAGGCTTTGCCTGATGATTTGGACGAAAAACTCATCACTCGCCATCGAGTGTTGCCCTTGCAAAGACAAGGACAATGGCTTAAATTAGCGATGAGCGACCCAACCAATCAAGAAGCCATTGACGCTTTTCGATTTGCCACCAGATTGCACATTGAGCCTGTACTGGTCGAAGAAGACAAGCTAAGCCAGTGGCTCCAAAAACAACATTTTGGCACACCCATCGAGCTTGATGGCGAAGAAATCATCGAAAACACCGATGATGATACAACCATCTTGGACACACCGACCGTCAAATTTGTGAATAAAATCCTAACAGATGCCATAAAATTACAAGCGTCAGACATTCATTTTGAACCCTATGAGACACAGTGTCGCATTCGCTATCGCATTGATGGCGTGATGCACACCATCAGCACTTTGGCAAACAGTCACGCCAATAAGATTGCCGCACGCCTAAAAATCATGGCATCGCTGGATATTTCTGAACGCAGAAAACCCCAAGATGGACGCATCAAACTGCCCATCAGTGAACACAAATCGGTGGATTTTCGAGTCAGTACCCTACCCACCTTATTTGGCGAAAAGGTCGTATTAAGAATCCTAGATGGGCAAAAATCTCTCATTGATATTGACAAACTTGGTCTTAATGATATTCAAAAACAGCAATTTTTGACCGCCATCAACAAACCACAAGGCATGATACTCATCACAGGTCCAACAGGCTCTGGCAAGACGGTGTCATTATATACCGCTCTTAGTTTGCTCAATCAAGAAAATCGTAATATTCTAAGTGCCGAAGACCCTGTGGAAATCTATCTTAATGGCATCAATCAGGTGAATATCAATCCAAAAATTGGACTGGATTTTCCCGAAGTACTACGAGCATTTTTACGCCAAGACCCTGATGTGATTATGGTGGGCGAGATACGAGATACTCAGACCGCCCAAATCGCCATCAAAGCCGCCCAAACAGGACATTTGGTCTTATCCACTTTGCACACCAATTCATCCAGCGAAGCCGTTGGTCGCTTGCATAGCATGGGCGTGGTCAATTTTTTGTTGGCTGATTCGGTAAGTCTCATCATCGCCCAAAGACTTGCCAGAAAACTATGCAGTGACTGCAAACGCCCCATCACAATCCCCAGACAAAGCCTAAGCGAAGCAGGATTTTCGCCAGCACAATGTGACAATCCACCTGTGATTTTTGAAGCGGTGGGCTGTCATCGTTGTCGAGATGGCTATCGTGGACGCATTGGTGTTTTTGAATGCCTGCCCATCACGCCTGACATCGCTGATATGATTATTCAACAAAAAAGCAGTCAAGACATCGCCAAACACAACTTTCAAGCAGGCAATCTGAGCCTCAAACAATCCGCCTTACAATTGGTGGCTGACGGCATCATCAGTTTGCAAGAAATGTATCGGGTGATACATGACTAA
- the tpiA gene encoding triose-phosphate isomerase, with protein sequence MKNSKYVIGNWKTNPATKAQAMELAQFLSTLNGQTKTVQVGCAPSLVHLDAVSGLLSKTDILVGCQDICAFTADVGAYTGDVSAAQLVDTGVQFVLVGHSERRSYYGESTILLTAKIQQALHADLTVVFCIGETKEQYTAAQTLTVLEEQLAILSSIEVPASKLIIAYEPVWAIGTGLTPTVDEVVHTHRHIQSVLTNMGLSGVSVLYGGSVNASNAGQFAQFDEIGGALVGGASLKADSFAQIIEAFA encoded by the coding sequence ATGAAAAACAGCAAATATGTCATCGGTAATTGGAAAACCAATCCAGCCACCAAAGCCCAAGCGATGGAACTGGCACAGTTTTTGTCCACCTTAAACGGTCAGACCAAGACAGTGCAAGTGGGTTGTGCCCCAAGTTTGGTGCATCTTGATGCGGTGAGCGGTCTTTTGTCAAAGACGGATATTTTGGTTGGTTGCCAAGACATTTGTGCGTTTACCGCTGATGTGGGTGCTTACACAGGCGATGTGTCAGCCGCTCAGCTTGTTGATACAGGGGTTCAGTTTGTGCTTGTTGGGCATTCAGAACGCCGTTCGTATTATGGCGAAAGCACGATACTGCTGACTGCCAAGATACAGCAGGCACTGCATGCTGATTTGACAGTGGTGTTTTGCATTGGCGAGACCAAAGAACAATATACAGCCGCTCAGACACTCACCGTACTAGAAGAGCAGTTGGCGATTTTGTCATCAATTGAAGTGCCAGCAAGCAAGCTCATCATTGCCTATGAGCCTGTGTGGGCGATTGGCACGGGTCTGACACCAACGGTCGATGAAGTGGTGCATACCCATCGCCATATCCAAAGTGTCCTAACCAATATGGGCTTGTCAGGTGTTAGCGTTCTATATGGAGGCAGCGTCAATGCCAGCAATGCTGGGCAATTTGCCCAATTTGATGAAATTGGCGGTGCTTTGGTGGGTGGTGCGTCCCTAAAAGCAGACAGTTTTGCACAGATTATTGAAGCATTTGCTTGA
- the secG gene encoding preprotein translocase subunit SecG, which yields MFTVILAIHIIVAIVMSGLILIQHGKGADAGASFGSGAAGTVFGASGSANFLTRATAILATIFFITSLALAYHAQKQAQDQLRLDVPATTSAPAQKTH from the coding sequence ATGTTTACAGTTATTTTAGCCATTCATATTATTGTCGCCATCGTGATGAGCGGATTGATTTTGATTCAGCATGGCAAAGGGGCAGATGCTGGTGCTTCGTTTGGCTCAGGTGCGGCAGGTACGGTATTTGGTGCATCAGGCTCTGCCAATTTTTTGACCCGTGCGACAGCGATTTTGGCAACCATCTTTTTTATCACCAGTCTTGCTTTGGCGTATCATGCCCAAAAACAAGCCCAAGACCAGCTAAGACTTGATGTGCCAGCAACTACCTCAGCTCCTGCACAAAAAACTCACTAA
- the rimP gene encoding ribosome maturation factor RimP, producing MKPSSKVAELTELIAPAVAACGVDLWGIEFMPQGRKSLLRIYIESLPENRAAGEHVTIEDCSAVNHQVSGVLDVHDPIAGEYVLEVSSPGFDRPLFTREQVAEYVGEIINLRLIHAIGTGDTKRRKVVGRLQAVNENSMTVVTEDKLEFDIAFDSVDKAHLVYED from the coding sequence ATGAAACCATCAAGTAAAGTTGCTGAATTGACAGAGTTGATTGCCCCTGCGGTTGCTGCGTGTGGCGTGGATTTGTGGGGCATTGAGTTTATGCCACAAGGACGCAAATCCTTACTTCGCATTTATATCGAAAGCCTGCCTGAAAATCGTGCGGCAGGTGAGCATGTTACCATCGAAGACTGCTCTGCGGTCAATCATCAGGTATCAGGCGTGCTCGATGTGCATGACCCCATCGCTGGCGAATATGTGCTGGAAGTGTCTAGCCCTGGCTTTGATCGTCCACTCTTTACTCGTGAGCAGGTGGCTGAATATGTGGGCGAAATCATCAATTTGCGATTGATTCATGCCATTGGTACAGGCGATACCAAACGCCGAAAAGTGGTCGGTCGTTTGCAGGCAGTCAATGAAAATAGCATGACTGTGGTGACCGAAGATAAGCTAGAATTTGACATTGCTTTTGATAGTGTTGATAAGGCACATTTGGTTTACGAAGACTAA
- the nusA gene encoding transcription termination factor NusA, whose product MSREILTVVETVSNEKGLNPEDIFEAIEQALVVSTKKKVYTEQPEVAIRVHIDRKTGDYDTYRFWTVVADEDHEMPACQLAISDLDESQYQIGDIVEEQIESIEFGRIAATQAKQVIIQKIREAERSLVADAFESHLGEIVSGEIKKQSRDAYIVDLGDNAEGYLAKDQTLPRELLRPKSRVNAILYQVNRDGRSPQLMLSRTNNEMLIALMHKEVPEISEQIIEIRDVARLPGLRAKISVKTNDHRIDPVGACIGMRGTRIQAVQQELDGERIDVVVWNEDPAQYIISSLEPADVSGLVIDEDTKTADVIFATSDQLARAIGSQGQNVRLASELTGYKLNMILESEYNERLQSESQAVIDLFYERLEVDRDLAEVLAEVGFTDIESVAYAPAEEFHEIDGLDDETIAALQARAKEVIIADEIAKQQNIKEPSAELLALDDMTPAIAYKLAERDIITLDDLAEQAVFDIEDIEGLDADSAGKLIMNARQSWFA is encoded by the coding sequence ATGAGTCGTGAAATTTTGACCGTGGTCGAGACCGTCAGTAACGAAAAAGGGCTAAATCCTGAAGATATTTTTGAAGCCATCGAACAGGCATTGGTTGTCTCTACCAAGAAAAAAGTTTATACCGAGCAGCCAGAAGTGGCGATTCGTGTGCATATTGACCGTAAGACAGGCGATTATGACACTTATCGTTTTTGGACGGTGGTGGCTGATGAAGACCACGAGATGCCAGCTTGCCAGCTTGCCATCAGTGATTTGGACGAAAGCCAATATCAAATCGGCGACATTGTTGAAGAACAGATTGAGTCCATCGAATTTGGTCGTATTGCTGCTACCCAGGCAAAGCAAGTGATTATCCAAAAAATCCGTGAAGCAGAGCGTTCTTTGGTGGCTGATGCGTTTGAGTCGCATTTGGGCGAGATTGTTTCTGGTGAAATCAAAAAACAAAGCCGAGATGCGTATATCGTGGATTTGGGCGATAATGCAGAGGGTTATCTTGCCAAAGACCAGACCTTACCAAGAGAATTGCTGCGTCCAAAAAGCCGTGTCAATGCCATTTTGTACCAAGTCAATCGTGATGGCAGAAGCCCGCAGTTGATGTTGTCTCGTACCAATAATGAGATGCTGATTGCCTTGATGCATAAAGAAGTACCAGAAATCAGCGAGCAAATCATCGAGATTCGTGATGTGGCTCGTCTGCCTGGATTGCGTGCCAAAATCTCGGTCAAGACCAACGACCATCGCATCGACCCTGTGGGGGCGTGTATCGGCATGCGTGGTACTCGTATTCAGGCGGTACAGCAAGAACTTGATGGCGAACGCATCGATGTGGTGGTGTGGAATGAAGACCCAGCACAGTACATCATTTCTAGCTTAGAGCCTGCCGATGTGAGTGGCTTGGTGATTGATGAAGACACCAAGACAGCTGATGTGATTTTTGCTACCAGTGATCAGTTGGCTCGTGCCATTGGCTCACAAGGTCAAAATGTGCGTTTGGCATCAGAATTGACTGGTTATAAGCTCAACATGATTTTAGAATCAGAGTACAATGAACGCCTACAATCAGAAAGCCAAGCGGTGATTGATTTGTTCTACGAGCGTCTAGAAGTGGATCGTGATTTGGCAGAAGTCTTGGCGGAAGTCGGCTTTACCGACATTGAAAGTGTTGCCTACGCCCCAGCCGAAGAGTTTCATGAGATTGACGGCTTGGACGATGAAACCATCGCTGCTCTACAAGCCCGTGCCAAAGAAGTCATCATCGCTGATGAAATTGCCAAGCAGCAAAACATCAAAGAGCCAAGTGCTGAATTGCTTGCACTGGACGACATGACACCAGCCATTGCCTACAAATTGGCTGAGCGTGACATCATCACGCTTGATGATTTGGCGGAGCAAGCGGTGTTCGACATCGAAGACATTGAAGGCTTGGACGCAGACAGTGCAGGCAAGCTGATTATGAATGCTCGTCAATCATGGTTTGCGTAA